One window of Atribacter laminatus genomic DNA carries:
- a CDS encoding FGGY-family carbohydrate kinase codes for MACLLGIDIGTTNTKIIIFTENGDIVEERAFPTPFISDEYGGCYQPQEVLNVLLENLKSFSSGAKKEVVALSISSFAEVMVGLDKSLQPITKSPAWFDTRTDTIFQETKDTIKSDNIYRLTGLSPQSKYSLYKLLWHQKFEPEIFQSVCYWTSMSGYVLSALSGVLSFDYSLASRTMFFDQQNRQWSQELLDNIGVPLEKMPKLTPSGIVLDTIQKNIARLTGLPENLQVVTGGHDHLCAAVAVGVFKQGQVLISTGTTENLTMALDSIPQINLSQLKRSFSWGHHAIPERYYGMSGIYSGGYSLEWFLKLVNENYQYLKKMSQEIPKEVSLFFPYLLGADYDGARGAFINLEGQMEKADLTKSLIISLGFEYKDLWDIMAQNLNIQVERVTNVGGGTQNDFWMKVKSAVLNEKILVPQDKEGSCKGAAILAGMAVGLYNDPEDAYRKTFHLAKIYEPGPELRESLLPWYRLYLELRDDIRHLNEKMKIIQTKRRK; via the coding sequence ATGGCCTGTTTGTTGGGAATTGATATTGGAACGACTAACACCAAGATCATTATTTTTACAGAAAATGGAGATATTGTTGAAGAAAGGGCATTTCCCACCCCGTTTATAAGTGATGAATATGGTGGATGTTACCAACCTCAGGAAGTTTTGAACGTTTTGTTGGAAAACTTAAAAAGTTTTTCATCTGGTGCAAAAAAAGAAGTCGTTGCCTTGAGCATATCAAGCTTTGCTGAAGTGATGGTTGGTTTGGATAAATCCCTTCAACCGATTACCAAAAGTCCGGCCTGGTTTGATACTCGAACCGATACCATTTTTCAAGAAACGAAAGATACCATCAAAAGTGATAATATCTATCGATTAACTGGTTTGTCGCCTCAATCAAAATACTCATTATATAAACTCTTATGGCATCAAAAATTTGAACCAGAGATTTTTCAATCAGTTTGTTATTGGACTTCGATGTCAGGATATGTTTTATCTGCTCTTTCTGGAGTGCTTTCTTTTGACTATTCTTTGGCTTCACGAACCATGTTTTTTGACCAACAAAATAGACAGTGGTCTCAAGAGTTACTCGATAACATTGGAGTACCTCTTGAAAAAATGCCAAAGCTCACTCCATCGGGAATAGTTTTAGATACAATCCAAAAAAATATCGCCCGCCTTACCGGATTACCAGAGAACCTTCAAGTAGTTACCGGCGGGCATGATCACTTGTGTGCAGCAGTCGCAGTGGGGGTATTTAAGCAGGGTCAGGTTCTTATTTCAACCGGAACTACTGAAAATCTGACTATGGCCTTAGATAGCATCCCTCAAATCAATCTTTCCCAGCTAAAGCGTTCTTTTAGCTGGGGACATCATGCTATACCAGAACGGTATTATGGAATGAGTGGGATTTACAGCGGCGGATATTCTTTGGAATGGTTTTTAAAACTGGTTAACGAAAATTATCAGTATCTTAAAAAGATGTCCCAAGAGATTCCCAAAGAAGTTAGTCTTTTTTTCCCATATCTCCTGGGGGCTGATTATGACGGTGCACGCGGTGCTTTTATAAATTTGGAAGGGCAGATGGAAAAAGCCGACCTCACTAAATCCTTGATCATCAGTTTAGGCTTTGAATATAAGGATTTATGGGATATTATGGCGCAAAACTTAAATATTCAGGTTGAACGAGTAACCAATGTCGGGGGAGGTACTCAGAACGATTTTTGGATGAAGGTCAAGTCAGCAGTATTAAATGAAAAAATTTTAGTTCCCCAAGACAAAGAAGGGAGTTGTAAAGGAGCAGCAATCCTAGCTGGAATGGCGGTGGGACTGTATAATGATCCGGAAGATGCCTATCGGAAAACCTTTCATTTGGCAAAAATCTATGAACCGGGTCCTGAATTAAGGGAGAGTCTTCTTCCCTGGTATCGATTATATTTGGAGTTACGGGATGACATTCGTCACTTGAATGAGAAAATGAAAATAATTCAAACCAAGAGGAGAAAATAA
- a CDS encoding RnfABCDGE type electron transport complex subunit B yields the protein MSILLPTVLIGILGVAFGYMLAWFAQKFAVHTNPLIKKIEEILPGANCGACGYPGCSGLAEKIVNEDAPVNACPVGGVKVWTEIAKLTGKTTGNLETKKAMLVCQGGKGTVQELGAYQGIDDCRAAAVLGVSHIGCVNGCLGLGTCEKICPFDAIHINPETGLPVIDWEECTGCGKCVEECPRKVLVLVPGREQVRLACSSPASGKEVRRVCSKGCIKCQLCVKTCPVQAIHFQDGVIQIDQEKCTLCGLCVEKCPTHCILHLMSKDQKDIEEALSSALNS from the coding sequence CTTTTGCCGACGGTTTTGATTGGAATTTTAGGGGTAGCTTTCGGATATATGCTGGCTTGGTTCGCCCAGAAATTTGCTGTACATACCAACCCTTTAATAAAAAAGATCGAGGAGATTTTGCCTGGTGCCAATTGTGGTGCCTGTGGATATCCTGGTTGTTCCGGGTTAGCAGAAAAAATTGTCAACGAAGACGCTCCAGTGAATGCCTGTCCGGTTGGCGGCGTGAAAGTGTGGACTGAAATCGCTAAGCTTACTGGAAAAACCACTGGAAATTTAGAAACCAAAAAGGCAATGTTGGTCTGTCAGGGCGGAAAAGGAACAGTTCAAGAGTTAGGTGCTTACCAAGGAATTGATGATTGTCGAGCAGCAGCGGTTTTAGGTGTATCTCATATCGGTTGTGTTAATGGTTGCTTGGGATTGGGCACCTGCGAGAAAATTTGTCCCTTTGACGCTATTCATATCAATCCTGAAACCGGTCTTCCAGTAATTGATTGGGAAGAATGTACTGGTTGTGGAAAATGCGTTGAGGAGTGTCCACGCAAGGTATTAGTCTTAGTTCCGGGGAGAGAACAAGTTCGATTAGCATGTTCTTCTCCAGCTAGTGGAAAGGAAGTACGGCGGGTTTGCAGTAAGGGGTGCATAAAATGTCAACTATGTGTGAAAACCTGTCCAGTTCAAGCCATTCATTTCCAGGATGGAGTGATCCAGATCGATCAGGAAAAATGTACGTTATGTGGTTTATGTGTGGAAAAATGTCCCACCCATTGTATTCTTCATCTGATGTCCAAGGACCAAAAGGATATAGAAGAAGCTCTTTCTTCAGCATTGAATTCATAA